The Hymenobacter oligotrophus genome segment CGGGGCCGTGGGCAACGCTGCTTGCTCCTCCTGCTCGAAACAGCTAACGGTGCCGCGGTGGCACGTAGGGCCGTCGGGCCGGGCCCGGATGAGCAGCGCGTCGTTGTCGCAGTCGGGGTGCAGGCTTACCACGGTTAGGTAGTGGCCGCTGGTTTCGCCTTTCGTCCAGAGGCGATTCTTGGAGCGCGAGAAAAAGGTAACGCGTCCCTCCTGCTCGGTTTTGCTCAGCGCCTCCTCGTTCACGTAGCCCAGCATCAACACCTGCCCGGTGTCGGCGTCCTGCACTACGGCCGGAATCAGCCCGCCCATTTTTTCGAAGTCTAAAGTCATTTGAGTTATCAGTTGTCCGTTGCCGGTTGCCAGTGACCGGATTTGAGTTGTCCGATGTCAGTGCCCATGCAAGTCAGGATAAACTGACAACTGGCAACCGACAACCGACAACTCATAATCTTACCGGCAGGCCGGCGGCCCGCAAGTGCTGCTTTAAATCAGGAATGCCGATTTCGCCGAAGTGGAAGATGCTGGCCGCCAAGCCAGCATCAGCCTGGGCTTGCTGAAACACGTCGGTAAAGTGCTCCATTTTGCCCGCCCCGCCCGAGGCAATTACGGGTACGCTCACGGCCTGGCACACGGCACCGGTTACATCCAGCGCAAAACCATCCTTGGTGCCGTCGTGGCTCATGGAGGTAAGCAGCAGCTCGCCGGCCCCGCGCTCGGCGGCTTCGCGGCACCACGCCACGGCATCGAGGCCCGTAGCTACGGTACCGGCGCGGGTATACACCTGCCACCCGGCTTCGGGCGTGTGGCGGGCATCCACGGCCACCACAATGCACTGCGAACCGAAGCGGCGGGCCAGCTCATCAATCAGCTCGGGGCGCTGCAAGGCGGCCGAGTTAATCGAAACTTTATCGGCCCCGTTGAGCAACAGCGCTTCCACATCGGCCACGGCGCCAATGCCGCCGCCTACGGTGAACGGGATGTCCAGCTCGCGGGCTACGTCGCGCACCAGGGCCACCAGCGTTTGCCGCTTCTGGTTGGTGGCGGTTATATCGAGGAACACCAGCTCGTCGGCGCCCTGCTTCGCGTATTGCGACGCCAGGGCTACCGGGTCGCCGGCGTCGCGCAAACCCTCGAAACGGATGCCCTTCACGGTGCGGCCGTCCTTTACATCGAGGCACGGAATGATGCGTTTGGTCAGCATCTTCTTTAGGTTGAAAGTACAGAAAGGAACCTAGGCTACGAACCGGCTGAGGTCTTCGAGCCGAATGGTGCCCTCGTATATAGCCTTGCCGATGATGGCGCCGTACATGCCTACTTCGGCCAGGGCCTCCACATCGGCAATGGTGGTTACGCCACCGCTGGCTACCAGCTGCGCTTGCGGCAGTTCGGCGCGTAAGGCTTTGTAAGCACCAAGGGACGGGCCTTGCAGCTTGCCATCCTTGCTGACGTCGGTGCACACAAAGGTGGCGGCGCCGGCGCCTAGGTACGCGGCCACAAACTCGGCCAGGGTCCGCTCCGATTGCTCGGCCCAGGCGTTGATGGAAATGTGGTTGTCGCGGAAGTCGGCACCGACGATGATGCGCTCGGCCCCGAAGCTGCGCAGCCAAGCCTGCACGGTGTCGGGCTCGCGCACGGCAATGCTGCCCGCCGTGATTTGCGCCGCGCCGGCATCGAAGGCTTGCCGTACGGCTTCCTCTTGCTGCAAGCCGCCCCCAAAGTCGATGATCAGGTTGGTGTGGCGGGCAATGCGCTCGAGCACGGGCAGGTTTACGGGCCGCTTAGCGCGGGCGCCATCAAGGTCGACGAGGTGCAGGCGGCGCATGCCGTGCTGCTCGAAACGCTGAGCTACGGCCAACGGGTCGGAGTCGTACGTGGTTTGCTGCGCAAAGTCGCCCTCGGTGAGGCGTACGCATTGGCCACCGATGAGGTCGATGGCGGGAATGATTTCCATCATGCTGGTATGGTGTTCTGGCGGCCCTAGGTTAGAGCGCCAAAAAGTTCTGAAGGATGCGGGTACCTACTGGGCCGCTTTTCTCGGTGTGGAACTGCACCGCGTAGAAGTTGCGGTGCTGCACCGCGGCACTAAATGGCGCCGGGTAAACTGCTTCCGCAATGGTGTACTCGCCTACCGGGGCATAGTAGCTGTGCACGAAATACACGAAGTCTTCCTCGCGCAAGCCTTCGAACAACGGCGTGCGCAGCCGTTGCAGGTTGTTCCAGCCCATGTGCGGCACTTTGTGCTGGGCATCGGGTGCGAAGCGCTTTACCTCAAAGGGCAAAATGCCGAGTAGCTGCGTGTCGCCTTCTTCGCTGTGCTGCCCCAGCAACTGCATCCCCAGGCATATACCCAGGAATGGCTGCTCGAGCGTAGGCAAGAGTTTGTCGAGGCCTTGGGCGCGGAGCTCGTGCATGGCCGAAGCTGCCTCGCCTTCCCCCGGAAACAAGATCTTGTCGGCCCGTCGGATGACGTCATGATCAGCGGTCAGGGTTGCTTGTACGCCTAGGCGCTCCAAGGCAAACAACACCGACTGAACATTGCCGCCTTTGTAGTCAATTACTGCTATTTCCATTTCGTTATACCAAATGTTTATACAAATGAGAAGGCGGTAATGAATCCGTGTTATGCTACACAAGTAAGTCTCTTAGGCAGCTTTCCCATTTGTATAAACATATGTTTAAGCCCTACAGAACGCCTTTGGTGCTAGGTATTTCCATCTTAGCAGCATCACGCTGCAGTGCAGCTTTCGTTGCTTTGGCTACTGCCTTAAAGATGGCCTCAATCTTATGGTGCTCGTTGTCGCCCTCGCACTTTATATTGAGGTTGCAGCGGGCTGCGTCGGAGAAGCTTTTAAAGAAATGGTAAAACATTTCGGTAGGCATGTCTCCTACTTTTTCGCGCTTGAACGTGGCATCCCACACCAGCCATGGGCGGCCCGAAAAATCGATAGCCGCTTGCGCCAACGAGTCATCCATGGGTAGCAAGAAGCCGTACCGAGCTACTCCACGCTTGTCGCCGATGGCTTGGTTGAACGCTTCGCCGATGGCAATGGCAGTGTCTTCAATCGTGTGGTGTTCGTCGATGTGCAAGTCGCCTTGTACCTCTACCAGCATATCGACGCCGCTGTGCTTGGCCAGCTGATCAATCATGTGGTCAAAAAATCCGAGGCCCGTTTTTATGCTGTGCTTCCCGCTGCCGTCGAGGTTCAGCTCCACCCGAATTTTCGTTTCGTTCGTGTCGCGTTGTACCACGGCCTTGCGAGCGGGCAAACGCAGAAACTGGTATATCGCATCCCAGCTAGTTGTCGTCAGTGCCGCGCGGTCGTCGCGGAGTTCGTCGCTGATCAGGATGGATTGGCAACCTAGGTTCTCGGCTAGCTGCACGTCGGTAATCCGGTCGCCGAGCACGTAGGAGTTCGGCAGGTCGTAACCGTTGGCCGCATCGAGGTACTCCGTAAGCATGCCAATGCCGGGCTTGCGCGTCGGCAGGTTTTCGTGCGCGAAGCTGCGGTCGATGTGGCTACGCACAAACTCCACCCCTTCGCCGCGCAAAATGTCGAGCATCAGGTTTTGGCAAGGCCAGAAGGTGTCCTCCGGGAACGACGCCGTGCCCAGGCCATCTTGGTTTGTTACGAGCACCAACTCGTAGTCAAGCTCGCGAGCGATGCGCGCCAGGTTGCTGATGGCCCCCGGCAAAAACTGAAACTTATCGAAACTATCGACCTGCTGGTTGGGCTGCGGCTCTACCAAAATGGTACCGTCGCGGTCGATGAAAAGCACTTTTTTCATGTGAAAGTCGCAAGACCTAGGGCCTCGCGTTGGGAAGTAGTTGAACAAACAAAGCCGCCCCGCTGCCAATGAGAGGGGCGGCTTATCTTACCTAGGCAAACTGCTGCAGGGCTTCGAGCAGTTGCTCATTCTCGGCGGGCGTGCCCACCGTCAGGCGCAGGCAACCCGCGCAGCCTGGCTGGGTAGTGCGGTTGCGCACCACGATGCCTTTGCCGAGCAGGTACTCATACACGGCAGTGGCATCGGGCCGGAAGCGGACGAGCAAGAAGTTGGCATCGGATGGAAACACTTCTTCCACAATGCCTACTGCAGGCAGCTGCTGCTGCAACCACGCGCGGCCGGTCAGGAGTTCTTGCCGCATTTGCTCAAAGCGGGCCGCGTCGCGCAGGCCAGCAAACGCATGCTGTTGCGTAGCCTCCGAGATATTGTAAGGAGGCTTGATCTTGTTGAGGTAGCCAATCAGCTCGGCCGATGCGAAAGCCATACCCAGGCGCAGGCCAGCCATGCCCCAGGCCTTCGAAAACGTCTGCAGCACCACCAGGTTGGCAAACTCGTCGAGGCGAGTGGTCCAGCTCGGAGCGTCGGCAAAATCTACGTAAGCCTCGTCAACCACAACAATACCACGGAAGCCGCGCAGGATTTGCTCGATGGCATCCTGGTGCAGCAGGTTGCCGGTGGGGTTGTTGGGCGAGCACAGAAAAACAACTTTCGCATCCGAGGCCAACACCTTATTAATAACCTCGGCCGAAAGCTGAAAATCGCCCGTGAGCGGGATACGCTCAATGGCCACGTCGTTGAGGTTTGCGGCCACCTCGTACATGCCGTAGGTGGGCGGCAGAATGGCAATGCTATCCTGGCCGGGCACGCAAGTAAGGCGCAGCAGCAAGTCGATGGCTTCGTCGGAGCCGTTGCCCAGGAAGATTTGCTCCGGACGGACGTGCTTGAGCTTGGCTACTTCGGCTTTCACGGCGCGCTGCAGCGGATCGGGGTACCGGTTGAACGCCTGCGGCCCCACCGAGCCCAGGCTGTTTTCGTTGGCATCCAGCATTACCTGCGCCGTGCCCTGAAATTCGTCGCGGGCCGAAGCGTAGGGTTTCATGGCCCGGATGTTGGGCCGTATGAGTGAGTCGAGGTTCATTAGAGAAGGACGAATGAAGAAGGAGGAATGAAGAATTACTTCAATAAGCATGAATCAGGCGGCAACGAACAACCCATGTGGCCGCCCGCTTCCTTATTCATTCCTCATTCTTCCTTCAGCGAAGCCAAGCGCAGCGTTACTGCTCGGGCGTGGGCGCGCAAGCCTTCGGCCTCGGCCATGGCTTCGACAACGGGGCCTAGGGCCCGTAGACCGGCTGGCGTGATGCGCTGGAAGGTTATTTTCTTCACGAACGAGTCGAGCGATACGCCGCTGTAGTTGCGGGCGTAGCCGTTGGTGGGCAGCGTGTGGTTGGTACCCGAGGCATAGTCGCCAGCCGCCTCGGGCGTGAGGTGACCTAGGAACACCGAGCCAGCGCTGGTTACGCCCGCGGCCATGGCCTCGGCGTTTTCAACGGCCAGAATCAAGTGCTCGGGCGCGTACTGGTTCGAGAACAGCAGCATTTCCTCGGAGGTGCGCAGCAAAATGGCGCGGCTTTCGCGCAAGGCCAATGCCGCTACTTCGTGCCGGGGCAACTCGGCCAACTGGCGTTGTACCTCGGCCGTTACTTGCTCGAGCACGCGCGGCGAGTTGGACAGCAACACCACTTGCGAATCGGGCCCGTGCTCGGCCTGGCTCAGCAAATCGGCCGCCACGAACACGGGATTCGCGGTTTCGTCGGCAATTACCAGCACCTCCGAGGGCCCAGCGGGCATGTCGATGGCCACGCCGCGCTGCGCGGCGAGCTGTTTGGCGGCCGTTACGTAGCGGTTGCCCGGGCCGAAAATCTTATCGACGGCCGGTACGCTGGTGGTGCCGCCCGTGAGTGCGGCTACGGCTTGGGCGCCCCCGGCTTTAACGATGGTATCGATGCCGAGCAGCTCAGCCGTGAACAAGATGACGGGGTTAACGGAGCCGTCTTTGCCGGGGGGCGTGCACAACACAATTTCGGGGCATCCGGCCAGGCGCGCGGGCACGCCCAGCATCAGCAAGGTGCTGAACAAGGGCGCCGTGCCGCCGGGTATGTACAAGCCCACCCGCTGCACCGGCACCGAGCGGCGCCAGCACTCCACGCCGGGCATGGTTTCGAGGCGCAGCTCGCCCTCGCGCTGGGCCGCGTGAAAACGTTCGATATTCTGGTAGGCCTGCCGAATGGCGGCTTGCAAGTCGGCGGGTACTTGGGCAATGGCCGCGCGCACCTCGCCGGGCGAAACGCGCAGGCTACCTAGGGTTGCTCCGTCGAGCACGGCGGCGTAGTGCAGCAACGCCTCGTCGCCGCGTTGGCGCACGTCGTCGAAAATTTCACGCACCCGCTGCTCCACCTGCTTCGCTTCGCCTTGGGCCGGGCGCTGCTGCAAAGCAGCCCACTCAGCCGGCGAAGGATATTGAATGATTTGCATGTGTTAAGTTTTAGGTATTAGGGCCTGGGGCTTAGGTTGTGGGTTATAAGCGGTTTCGTCTCCGAGCCCTAAAACCTGACACCTAAGCCCTATAACCTAACTAATCATCTTCTCGATGGGCAGCACCAGAATGCCTTCGGCACCCACGGCTTTCAGCTGATCCGTAACATGCCAGAAGTCGTCCTCATTTACCACCGATTGCACCGAAACCCAGCCTTGCTCAGCCAGTGGCGTAACCGTGGGCGACTTGATGCCGGGCAGCAGCGCCTTCACGGCATCGAGCGACGCTACGGGGGCGTTTAGCACAATGTACTTGTTGCGGCGCGCGCGGCGCACGGCCTGCATCCGAAACTGCAGCTGTTCCAGCAGGGCTTGTTTTTCGGCCGACAATGCGCGGTTGGCAATCAATACGGCCTCGGAGCGGAACACCGTTTCTACTTCGCGCAAGCCGTTGCCCAACAGCGTGGAGCCCGACGATACAATGTCGCAGATGGCATCGGCCAGGCCAATGCTCGGCGCAATTTCCACGGAGCCGCTGATGGTGTGCAGGTTGGCCTGCACGCCGTGGCCGGCGAGGTAAGTACCTAGGATTTGCGGGTACGAGGTGGCAATGTTCTTGCCCTGCAGGTCGGCTACTGAGGCGTAGGCCTCGCCGCGCGGCACCGCCAACGACAAGCGGCACTTGCTGAAACCTAGGGGTTCCACTTCCAGCTCGGGCAGGCCGGCTTCTACCAGCACGTTCTGGCCTACCACGCCTAGGTCGGCCACGCCATCCTGCACGTAGCCAGGAATGTCGTCGTCGCGCAGGTATAAAATTTCGAGGGGAAAATTGGTGGCTTCGGTTTTGAGCTTGTACGAGCTGCTAACGAAGCTAATGCCACACTCGCGAATCAACGACAAAGAGTCTTCGCTGAGGCGGCCCGATTTCTGGATTGCCAGACGGATCATGAACAAGAAACAATAACAACGGGAAACGACGCCAGCCAGCAGCCAATGCGGCCGAAAGTGTACGCTGAACGCCAGAAAATGAAAAGGGGTGCCGGAAAGCAACAAACCCTAGGTGGGTTGTGCACTGACCAAACCGGCTGGGGCGACGTAGGTTCGGACCGTAGCCGAACGCTTATACGTAAGTTATTCCTCTCCCGTGGAGGAATGGTGGTGATGATGGCCAGCATGCCCGTGTGCGGCAGCCCAACGCGGGGCAACCGGCAACATAGAGGGGCGCAACAAAGCAGCGAGGGGCATGCGGCAGGGATGAGTTGCGCAAAGGTAAACAGCGGAACGATTTTCGCAAGTGCAGTTTTTTTGGCACCCGCCCGAATTTAACGGCCACATGATGATGTGGTTTTAAACCCTGCGGCTTTCGGCATGTCGTATCTTGGCACTAGAAATCCCGCCCCGAACGTTGCTACCCTACCACCTGCATCAGCTTATGTCGCGCGTATTGTGTTTTTTTCTGGCGTTTGTGTTGTGTATATCGGTTGCCCAGGCGCAGCAGTTTACCCTGCCGCAGGCCAGCCCGCATGCTTTCGTCAGCCAAACCGTAGGCCTCACCGAAATAGCCGTCGATTACCACACCCCCGCCGTGCGCAACCGCGCCATTTGGGGGCAGCTGGTGCCCTACGACCAGGTGTGGCGCGCCGGGGCCAACGAAAACACCATCATCTCCTTTACCGATTCGGTGCGCATCGGCAACCAAACCGTGCCGGCCGGCAAGTACTCGCTGTTTGTGCTGCCCTCGGCCGAGCACGACTGGCAGTTTATCCTGAACAAGGTAACCACCCACTGGGGCGCCGAGGGCTACGACGCCAAAGAAGACCAAGTGCGCGTGCCGGTAATGCCCGAGCAAAGCACCATGCACGAAACGCTGGTGTACTGGTTTTCCGACGTGCGGCCCAACTCGGCCAAGCTCAACCTTTCGTGGGAGCAAAAAACCATTTCCGTTACCATCCGCACCAACGTGCACGCCAAGGTGCTCAACGCCATGCAGGCGGCCCTCACGGAGCGCCCCAACGATCCGCAACTGCTGGCCCAAGCCGCCGATTACCTTATCCAGAACCGCATGGAAGCCGAACTGGCCCTGCGCTACATCAACCGCGCCATCGAGCTCAACGACAGCTACACCAACAATTGGCTGAAGGCTCGCCTCATGGCGCAGAAAGAAGACTACCTCACGGCCGTTGAAATTGCCCGCCGCGCCATTAAAATGGGCGACAAAGACGATGAATCGTTTAAGCACCAATTGCCCAACATGCGCCTGGCGCTAACCGAATGGCAGTCGAAAGCCTACTAGCACCCAAGGTGTTCCGCACGAAAAAGGCCGCAGCAGCGGCCTTTTTTGTGGGTACCGGCCGCGGCCTTTGGGTTAAGTAGTCAGTCGAAAACAACTTTTTGCATTTGGGCGTCATGCTGAGCAAAGCCGAAGCATCTCTGCCGCTTCGTCCGATAGCATTTCAACGAAGCGGCAGAGATGCTTCGGCTTCGCGGACGCCAGATGGGCATGACGTACTTTCCGGCATAAGCTTAACTTATGACGAGCACTTAAAACCGAGCAATAACCCGCAGGTTGATAACGCGCTGCGACAGGTAGTTCGGCACGCCGTAAGTGGTGCCGTTCAGGTCCTGAATGTAGCTGTAGCCGGCCACGTTGTTGGCGGCCAGCACGTTCAGCACTTCCAGCCCCATCCAGATGCTTTCGGGCTCGTAGAAGCGGCGCTGCTGGTCGGTGCGCAAACTGAGCACTTTGGAAAAGCCAAGGTCGACGCGCTTGTAGCTGCGGGTAAGCTTGCTGGTGCCGCGCAGCTCGGGCAACCCGGGCGGGCTGAACGGCAAACCGGTACCAAACACCACGTTCACGTAGCCGCGCACCGAGGGGTTGTCGGGCAGGTGGTCCTGGAAAAAGATGCCCAGGTTCAGGCGCTGGTCGCTGGGCCGCCGGATGTAGCCCTTTTCCTTCTGGCCGATTACGTTACCTAGGGAGTCGTACTGCGTGATGACGTCGCCACGCAGGTTTTCGCGGGTAGTCAGCACCCCCAGGCTAAACCACGACTCGGCCCCGCGCACAAACTCGCCGCTGAAGCGCGCATCGAAGCCAGCCGCGTAGGCCGTAGCCAGGTTTTGGCCGAAGTAACGCAGGCGCACGTTGTCGACATCGTACGGTACGACGTCGGTGAGGTACTTGAAGTACGCTTCGGTGGTTAGCTGAAACGGCCGGCCGGCGGCTTTTAGGCGGTATTCGCTCCCTGCGATGAAATGCACGGAGCGTTGGGCCTTCAGGTCGCGGTTGAGCACGCCCACCTGGTTGCGCAACTCGCGGTAAAACGGCGGCTGGTAGTACAAGCCCGCAGCCGCTTTGTACGACAACCGCGGGTTGCGGCGGCTGATGGCCGAATACTGCACCCGGGGGCTTACCGCAAGCTGGTTGTTGACGGACCAATAATGCAGGCGCACGCCGTAGGTGAGCGTACGCAGCGAATCGAGCCGCCAGGTGTGCTGCCCGTAGCCCTGCACCCGCGCCGACTCCAGGTTCAAATCGGTGCGCAGGCGGGTAAAACGTTGCACCGGCACAAAGTCGGCCGAATCCACAAAGGTGTACTCGTCGAGGCGGTCGTCGATGTTTTCGCGCCCGCCCTTCAGGCCGAAGCGCAGCGTGTGCCGCTCCGTGGGCTGGTACGTTGCGCGCGCCTCGAGGCTGGCAATCCAGGCGTTGAGGCGGTTGCGCGAGTGGTCGAAGCGCGAGCCGATGTCGCGTTGGCGCACGGCTTGGTTGAAGGTGCGCGAGCTAGGGTCGCGGTCGATATCGGCCAAACGGTACGCGGCTTCCACATCCCGAAACTCCCATTCGCGCGTGAGCAGTCCGCCGGCAATCAGCTCGCCGCTGAGCTTGGGCGTAAAGTGGTGCGTCAGGTTCAGGCCGCCTTGGTACGTATCGTACTGCATGCGCTCGTAGCCGGCGTACCCGATAAACAAGCGCTGAAACTCGTTGGTGCCGGTGCTGAATGTAACCTGGCCGCTTTGAGGCGCAAACCGAAAGTTGTTGCGCGCGGCCGAGGCCAGCAGCCCCAAGCTGGTGCGCTGCATATCGCCCTGCGGACCTAGGCCCGCCCGCACGTACACTTGCCCGTCTAGGAAGGTTGGGTCGTAGGCGCCCTGGGCGCTGCGCAACGAACGCAGCACGTACTGGGCGTTTTTGTAGCGCGCCCCAGCCAAGTAGCTTACCCGCCCCGACTTCGAAACCGACTCGACGTGGGCTGCCCCGCCTACCAAACTGCCCGTTACCGATGCGGCATTGCGTTGCGGCTGCTTGTACTCGATGTTGAGCACCGACGACAGCTTGTCGCCGAAGCGCGGCTGCCACCCGCCCGATGTAAAATCGACCCGCTCCACCAAATCGGGGTTCACAAAGCTCAGGCCCTCTTGCTGCGCGGCCGTTACCAAAAACGGCCGATAAATCTCGATACCGTTGACGTAAACCAGGTTTTCGTCGTAGTTGCCGCCGCGCACCGAGTACGTGCTCGTTAGCTCGTTGTTGGCCACTACGCCCGGCAGCGTCGTCAGCACTTTGTTGAAGTCGCCGAACGCCGAGGGCACTTCTTTGATGGCCCGCGGATCGAGTTGCGTAAGGCTGATTTGCTCGCGCGTGTCTTCGCCGCGTTGGCCGCGCACCGTTACGTTATCAATGGTGCGGGCACTGCTTTGCAGCGTGAGGCGCAGCGCAGCCCGGCCGTCGGTTAGCTCTTGCGGCTGAATGGTGCGGCGCAGCGTGGTGTACCCTAGGCGGCGCAATACCAGCACCAGCGGCCGGCCGTTGGCAGGGCGCGTTGCCGTTAATCGAAACTCGCCGGATGCGTTGGTGTTGGCCCCGGCGGCCTGGCCTTCAACGGCAATGGCTACTTGCTCCAGTGGCTGGCCGTTGGCCTCGGTCACGGTGCCTCTCAGCTCGATGCGTGCAGCCGGCTGCTGCTGCGCAAAACCCGCCGTAACCGATACCGCAGCCGCAGCTGGCAAGCACAACAAACCCCGCACCACCACTACCGGCCACACGCGCTTTCGACGACGACGACTTGCGCCCATTAATTATTGGCCGTAACGGCTGCGGTTAGCTGCGCCCGCAAATCGGCCAGCGTGGCCACCGGGTCGGGCGAGTTGAAGACAAACGAACCGGCCACCAGCACATCGGCGCCAGCTTCCACCAGCGGTACGGCGTTTTGTTGGTTTACGCCGCCATCCACTTCAATCAGGGCTTCGGAACCGCAATCGGTCAGCAGCTCTTTTAGCTCGGCTACTTTTTGCAAGGTGTGCGGAATAAAGCTCTGCCCGCCAAAACCCGGGTTCACCGACATCACGCATACCAAGTCCAGCTCGGCCGCGATATCCTGCAGCACCCAAGCCGGCGTGTGCGGGTTCAGGGCAACGCCCGCGCGGCATCCCAGCTTTTTGATTTGCTGAATGACGCGGTGCAGGTGCGGGCACGCTTCGTAGTGCACCGTAATCACCTCGGCGCCGGCATTGCGAAACGCCTCGAGGTAGTTCTGCGGATCTTCAATCATGAGGTGCACATCGAGCGGCTGCTGGGCGTGGCGCTTGATGGCCTCGAGCACCGGAATGCCGAACGAGATATTCGGCACAAACCGGCCGTCCATGATGTCGCAGTGCAGCCAGTCGGCGGCGCTGCCGGCGAGGCGCTCGGTTTCGGCTTGCAGATTGGCAAAATCGGCGGCCAACAGCGAGGGCGCCAGCAAGGGAGCAATTCGGCGAGGTGTACTCATGCCACGAAGTTAGCAAAGCCCTGAATAGGTTGCGGCTGCCGGCGCCCGCGTTTGGCGTTCGGCTGGCCCTAGGTAAAAACACAAGCCCGGCGCGCGGGCCGCGCGCCGGGCTTGGTGCCAATTGCCTGCCGGCAGCGGCTACTGCTGCACAAAGCGCACCGAGCGGGGCGGCGTGTCGCTGCCCGCGTACACCGTGCAGTTGTACTGCCCGGGCTTCAGGCTACCCAGGCGCAGCGGCACTCGTTCGCCCATTGGGGGCGGCAGCAGCAGCTCTTTCACCAATGCGCCTTTGGCATCGGTTACGCGCACGCGCAGCGCCTTGCGCCGGAATGCCTCGGGCAGTTGCAAAGCCAGCTCGCGCCCCGCCGGGTTCGGGAAAATGCTCATCTCGCCGCCCGGGTTGGGGCCGGCTTTGGCCGACAACGGATTGTTTGGGTTCAGCAAATTGTAAGCCCGCGTAAAGCTCGGTATGCCGTAGCCTTGCAGGTTGTCGGGGCGGTTGGCCTGG includes the following:
- the hisIE gene encoding bifunctional phosphoribosyl-AMP cyclohydrolase/phosphoribosyl-ATP diphosphatase HisIE, whose amino-acid sequence is MTLDFEKMGGLIPAVVQDADTGQVLMLGYVNEEALSKTEQEGRVTFFSRSKNRLWTKGETSGHYLTVVSLHPDCDNDALLIRARPDGPTCHRGTVSCFEQEEQAALPTAPVSFLAELERLVSRRQQHPDEEPNSYTVKLFQKGMPKIAQKVGEEAVETVIDAVAGNREGLKGEAADLLYHLLVLLRASNLGIEDVVEVLRQRHSTISAGTRRD
- the hisF gene encoding imidazole glycerol phosphate synthase subunit HisF encodes the protein MLTKRIIPCLDVKDGRTVKGIRFEGLRDAGDPVALASQYAKQGADELVFLDITATNQKRQTLVALVRDVARELDIPFTVGGGIGAVADVEALLLNGADKVSINSAALQRPELIDELARRFGSQCIVVAVDARHTPEAGWQVYTRAGTVATGLDAVAWCREAAERGAGELLLTSMSHDGTKDGFALDVTGAVCQAVSVPVIASGGAGKMEHFTDVFQQAQADAGLAASIFHFGEIGIPDLKQHLRAAGLPVRL
- the hisA gene encoding 1-(5-phosphoribosyl)-5-[(5-phosphoribosylamino)methylideneamino]imidazole-4-carboxamide isomerase, giving the protein MEIIPAIDLIGGQCVRLTEGDFAQQTTYDSDPLAVAQRFEQHGMRRLHLVDLDGARAKRPVNLPVLERIARHTNLIIDFGGGLQQEEAVRQAFDAGAAQITAGSIAVREPDTVQAWLRSFGAERIIVGADFRDNHISINAWAEQSERTLAEFVAAYLGAGAATFVCTDVSKDGKLQGPSLGAYKALRAELPQAQLVASGGVTTIADVEALAEVGMYGAIIGKAIYEGTIRLEDLSRFVA
- the hisH gene encoding imidazole glycerol phosphate synthase subunit HisH, whose amino-acid sequence is MEIAVIDYKGGNVQSVLFALERLGVQATLTADHDVIRRADKILFPGEGEAASAMHELRAQGLDKLLPTLEQPFLGICLGMQLLGQHSEEGDTQLLGILPFEVKRFAPDAQHKVPHMGWNNLQRLRTPLFEGLREEDFVYFVHSYYAPVGEYTIAEAVYPAPFSAAVQHRNFYAVQFHTEKSGPVGTRILQNFLAL
- the hisB gene encoding bifunctional histidinol-phosphatase/imidazoleglycerol-phosphate dehydratase HisB, whose amino-acid sequence is MKKVLFIDRDGTILVEPQPNQQVDSFDKFQFLPGAISNLARIARELDYELVLVTNQDGLGTASFPEDTFWPCQNLMLDILRGEGVEFVRSHIDRSFAHENLPTRKPGIGMLTEYLDAANGYDLPNSYVLGDRITDVQLAENLGCQSILISDELRDDRAALTTTSWDAIYQFLRLPARKAVVQRDTNETKIRVELNLDGSGKHSIKTGLGFFDHMIDQLAKHSGVDMLVEVQGDLHIDEHHTIEDTAIAIGEAFNQAIGDKRGVARYGFLLPMDDSLAQAAIDFSGRPWLVWDATFKREKVGDMPTEMFYHFFKSFSDAARCNLNIKCEGDNEHHKIEAIFKAVAKATKAALQRDAAKMEIPSTKGVL
- the hisC gene encoding histidinol-phosphate transaminase, with translation MLIEVILHSSFFIRPSLMNLDSLIRPNIRAMKPYASARDEFQGTAQVMLDANENSLGSVGPQAFNRYPDPLQRAVKAEVAKLKHVRPEQIFLGNGSDEAIDLLLRLTCVPGQDSIAILPPTYGMYEVAANLNDVAIERIPLTGDFQLSAEVINKVLASDAKVVFLCSPNNPTGNLLHQDAIEQILRGFRGIVVVDEAYVDFADAPSWTTRLDEFANLVVLQTFSKAWGMAGLRLGMAFASAELIGYLNKIKPPYNISEATQQHAFAGLRDAARFEQMRQELLTGRAWLQQQLPAVGIVEEVFPSDANFLLVRFRPDATAVYEYLLGKGIVVRNRTTQPGCAGCLRLTVGTPAENEQLLEALQQFA
- the hisD gene encoding histidinol dehydrogenase, with the translated sequence MQIIQYPSPAEWAALQQRPAQGEAKQVEQRVREIFDDVRQRGDEALLHYAAVLDGATLGSLRVSPGEVRAAIAQVPADLQAAIRQAYQNIERFHAAQREGELRLETMPGVECWRRSVPVQRVGLYIPGGTAPLFSTLLMLGVPARLAGCPEIVLCTPPGKDGSVNPVILFTAELLGIDTIVKAGGAQAVAALTGGTTSVPAVDKIFGPGNRYVTAAKQLAAQRGVAIDMPAGPSEVLVIADETANPVFVAADLLSQAEHGPDSQVVLLSNSPRVLEQVTAEVQRQLAELPRHEVAALALRESRAILLRTSEEMLLFSNQYAPEHLILAVENAEAMAAGVTSAGSVFLGHLTPEAAGDYASGTNHTLPTNGYARNYSGVSLDSFVKKITFQRITPAGLRALGPVVEAMAEAEGLRAHARAVTLRLASLKEE
- the hisG gene encoding ATP phosphoribosyltransferase, with translation MIRLAIQKSGRLSEDSLSLIRECGISFVSSSYKLKTEATNFPLEILYLRDDDIPGYVQDGVADLGVVGQNVLVEAGLPELEVEPLGFSKCRLSLAVPRGEAYASVADLQGKNIATSYPQILGTYLAGHGVQANLHTISGSVEIAPSIGLADAICDIVSSGSTLLGNGLREVETVFRSEAVLIANRALSAEKQALLEQLQFRMQAVRRARRNKYIVLNAPVASLDAVKALLPGIKSPTVTPLAEQGWVSVQSVVNEDDFWHVTDQLKAVGAEGILVLPIEKMIS
- a CDS encoding DUF2911 domain-containing protein, with product MSRVLCFFLAFVLCISVAQAQQFTLPQASPHAFVSQTVGLTEIAVDYHTPAVRNRAIWGQLVPYDQVWRAGANENTIISFTDSVRIGNQTVPAGKYSLFVLPSAEHDWQFILNKVTTHWGAEGYDAKEDQVRVPVMPEQSTMHETLVYWFSDVRPNSAKLNLSWEQKTISVTIRTNVHAKVLNAMQAALTERPNDPQLLAQAADYLIQNRMEAELALRYINRAIELNDSYTNNWLKARLMAQKEDYLTAVEIARRAIKMGDKDDESFKHQLPNMRLALTEWQSKAY